cctcccaagtagctgggattacaggtgcccccaaccatacctggccaatttttgcattttaatagaaatgggatttcactatgttgatcaggctggtctcaaactcccgacctcaggtgatctgcccacctcggcttcccaaagtgctgggattacaggagtgagccactgcacccagcctattttttctttttcatggtgtCCCCAGGCAAGGCAGAAAACTAGGCCAAAAAGTCCACTAACTAGTGTTTCTTTTTCCGTCTACTTTTCCTGCCTGTGTGTTTCAGCTTTTGGGGATTATCTACAGCTCGGTAGCTTAAAAATTTAGACACCCAACCTTTCTAGCCTAAATTTAGTCATGGTTTTTGGGGCAGAGTCTCAGCCCAGAACTGGACATTGCACCAATTCTATCAGCAACTCTGAGGGGAGCTTGAAGTGCACCTATGATAACCTAGGACTTGCCTCACGCCAAGCGAAACACACTGCCACTTGGGAGTTCTGCAGAAGCTGCCATACAGTTGAGTGACTTTACCTGAACATCAGGAAAATAAGCCTTCAGGAGATTGGAGCTGGGATATCTCGTGAAGAAAAACATTAGTTTGGCCTTCTTCAAGTGACCAGGGTTTAGGCCCTCCTGAATTTATCTCAGTGTCAAGGAAAATTAACACTTTAAAATGCCAGTTTATCAATTAAATAGTAAATTCCTTGTTCCTgtggtttctattttatttcattttgtttctgataGGAATTGtgtatttgcttcatttttctgtCTCTGGAAACTCTGGTCAAATAAGTTGGATGCCATACATTAAGTCACAGAATGTAAAAAACATCTTGATGTGTAAAAGTTATGTAGCATATATGATACCAAATAGTTcgttgtagtgtgtgtgtgttgtccgAAAGGGATGGGAAGAGATGGCAGTTCTACCCCAGATAAACGGTTTCAAAGCCCCAAGCAGAGATTTACTTCTGCTgtctgcctcaatttccttagcTGTAAAATGAGAGGAGTAAACTAGGTGGTCCCCATTCTGGCTGTCACTGTTATCATTGGCTTTGCAGTGTTGCCTTTCTAACCGGCAAACACCTAAGCAGGCTGAGTACCGACCTCACATTTTGCTTTTGCTCAAGAAGTTTGAACAGTTGGGCGGCACCCGCTCACCATTGGCCTGGCAGAGCTGTCCctcatccttcaggtctcagctcagaAGCTCCCGCCACCTCTGTTAAAGCCTTCCTTGCCAAATTAGGCCTTCCTTATCCTGGGCTATGAAGACCCTTGGTACAAACTGCCTCAACGATAACCTTGTTGAAATTTCTACTGCATTTGTCTCCTCATTTAGACTGTGAGCTCTTTGAGGGTGAGGTCcttatcttttcatctttgtgccTAGCCTGCTGCTAggaacatagtaggtactcaataaatatttgttgtgtgaAGGAGTGAGTGAGTGCATGGTCAACCTTAATCCATACACATACATGGAAATTATATTCCAAACCATACCTCACTCTGGGAACAGACAGATTCCTTCCTCTTTAACAAGAGTTGGGGAGTTGTGATGTGACTGCCTAACACTGGGGTgggagggaaaggaaataaaGCTTTTTACACAAATATGCTTAGCATTTTCAGGGACAGTCCTTAGGCTGAGTCAGAAGCATTACACAGAGTAACCTGGGGTCTCAGATCTGAGAGCTGTAGCTTAAGACAATTATTAAGACTTCCACATAGGGTGAATCTGTTTAACTGAAATAAACCAAAGCAACTGAGTATGGTTATAGCTGGCCCAGGCACCTGGTTGCTGCACAGAAGACCCCTCCCTGCTGTCCCATCAGCACTACTTATCCTTCCTACAGATCCACAAATGCTCCGGAAAGAATCCTGGATTGGGGATTCCAAAGACCCAGTTTCAGACACTGATTTTGCCacctattagctgtgtgaccttcggCAAGCCACTTCACTGCTCTGGTCCTCATTGCTAAGATGTGGAGTACGGCAGTTAAAGCTTATAGTTGGCCATCAGATCCCGGGTTGAATCCTGGCTGCTCATTAGTGCTTTGGGGCAGTAAGTTCCCTTTTATGTCTCTGCTTCTCGGATACCTGATCTTAGAGTGGATGCTTGAGGATGGTGAGATAATACAGATCTaaatcccttatctgaaatgttgGGCCAAATGGAGTTCGGATTTCAGAATTTGTTAGCTTGTAAAGGTAATATGATGTGTGTACCACACATTAATTAGCATCCACAGCAGAGACAGTCTATAATCCAATACATTAACATTTCTGCAGCAAAATGTATGACTATACTAAGTGGGATAAAATCTATAAGAAGCCTCCAATCAGTGCAGGCCAGGTTTTGCTACCGAAAAAAGATTGCATCAGTCCTAGGGGGAAAACGATCATAGGACTTTTCAAAGCTTTGTGGGTTTCAGAATTGTAGCTAACTGGTAGTGGATGCATACATGTGCAGTGCTGGTAGCAGCGCCTGCCACAGAGAAAGTGCTCTGTCAGTGCTCCCCTCATGATCTTCACATCTGCCCTACCCATGTCACAGGATGGCATGTGAACAGGAACGTTCTTTTTGTGCTGTAAAGCAGCTTGCTCTCAGGTGGCTTTCATGGCCCACAGGAATAAATCTCTGGTCTTGTATTGTAGGCATCAGGAATGAGGGAAGCGTTGAGGGGCCAGGATGCTGCCAGGGGGCCCCAAGTCATTCCAAAGATAGTCAGGTGCTTCACCCACGCAGCCAGCCCTGGCTTAGGTATTTCTTAGGATAGGCCCCAAGTCTCCAGAAGCTATCTGAGCCCAATCCCCAATTTGGGGGGCAGGAACAGGCACAAGGAGGTGCTCAACAAATAGCAAATTCTGGGGGACCGTCTGCTTGAGGTGGTTTTGCAACTGTCTGAATTTAATGGAGAGTCAACCAGTGGTTATCAAAGGCCCAGACAATCAAAAGCCttctaaagaaaatctgtctATGGTGGTATCCCTGTGCCTCCAAGAATGGTGGCAAGTGAAGTGTTCTGAGCATTACTTTTAGTTGCTCGCTGACTTCCAGGAAAGCTTTGGGGAGTTTCCAGCGGCAGGGGGCGCTCATGGCATTTAGGACGCAAAGGCAGTCTCGCACGGTGTCCTAAATGccagtgtctccctctgttgtcccaCCCCATCCTGCTGCCCTCACAGTGGTTGCCAGGCAGCGGACACCACTCTTCCCACCTGGATGTGCAACTCCATGGACTCATCAGCCTCTGGAGATTGGCCTCAAAGCTGCCCACAAGAAGCAGCAGCGTGAGCACAACTCGCTTAAAAAGCAGCTTCCAAAATATATTCTCAGGAACTTAAGTTCTGCAAGATGCTTGTTAGAAGTGGATTCTTCAGTCATATGGGTTTGGGGCTGTATACATTCTCCTCCTAGAGCTTCCATTTACTCATGTTAAAGGCTCTGAGAATTCTCACAGAAAAGAAACTATCTCAGTATTTCCCCAAGGTACTTTTTCTGTTaacaattattatattattattattattattattttagaaagagtttcactcttgttacccggctggagtgcaatggcgcaatccgggctcaccacaacctccacctgctgggttcactgcctcagcctcctgagtagctgggactacaggcgtgtgccaccatgcccagctgatttttgtattttttagcagagacggggtttcaccatgttgaccaagatggtctcaatctcttgacctcgtgatccacccgcctcggcctcccaaagtgctgggattacaggcgtgagccaccgcacccggccaacttgACAATTATTAATTCTGAGGGTTACTCTGGAAAATACATTAAGAGAGTAGCATCTGCTTAAGGGTTGCAAAAATGATGCAGTAAGATCCAGAGCcctgcagaccagcctgggcctctCAGGCCTCCTCATGCGGAGCCTTCTCTCCTTGCATATGCCCAGCCCCCAGTCTCCAGGCACTCCGTTGCACCTTGGAAGTTGGTCCTTAAACTGAAGACTTCTGGCCATTTCCAGCTGCCTCTCTGGGTTTAATGCCTGAGGAAAACTTTTCCATCTAGCCCAGAAGCTTCTGGTCCCTCATATGCTCCCCAGGAATTATCTACTCAATATGGGATTTTTGCTTGTGGAGCCATGGGGTGGGGAGGCCACACCTCAGATGAGGGCATTCCTTTGACCCTCTCTGCCTAAGTGTATGTGCAGCTGACAACCGAATTATGGGGTTCTTTCTTCTTTAGGGTATTTACTGTATTCCAAAAGCCTATTTGAGTCTCAAGACAAAACTCTTTTAGACCCAAACAAATAAGTCAAGTGGCGGAAACCGATGGGTCATAGAAGAAGGTAAGTGAACATTcctaggtggttttttttttgagacagagtcttgctctgttgccaggtgccaggctggagtgcagtggcacaatctcggctcactgcaacctccaccttctgggttcaagcaattctcctgcctcagcctcctgagtagctgggattacaggtgcacaccaccatgcccagctaatttttgtatttttagtagagacagggtttcaccatgttgaccaggatggtctcgatctcttgaccttgtgatctacccgcctcggcctcccaaagtgctgggattataggtgtgagccaccgcgcccggcctaatttattttttgagacagttgtctctgttgcccagctggagtgcagtgctgcaatcatagctcaccgcaacctcgaactctcaggctcaagcaatcctcctgcctcagcctcctgagtgactaggactacaggcacacaccaccatgttcagctaattttttttttagaggtggggtctagctatgttgtccaggctagtcttgaatacctggcctcaagtaattctcccaccaccttggcctcccaaagcgtgggattacaagcatgagacactgcacctggtcaacATGAGAACTTCAATTGCTATTAAAGGATATGGGGACTGAAGAGAAAGGCAGCGCCTCAGTCACAGCATGCAGACCTCCCTGTTCCATCTTCACTGAGGGAAGAAGGGGCAGACTTTCCAGATGGGCAGAGGCGAAAGGCAGGGGACATTGCTGTTGGCTCAGGACCAGTGGTTGCAGTTTGGTAGTTCTCCAAGGTTGTAGGGCAGGCTCCAAGGAGGGGTGCCTCTGGGAAGATGAGTCCTGGGGACGACTGCTACTCCAATGGCCATTGTTGCATCTATGACCCAGTAGCTGGCTCCAAATCTGATTTTCCTGGTTGTGGGAAGGTGCAGTCAGTGGACAGTTTGCTGGGGGACCCTGACAGGGTTTGGGGATCATTCTTGGAGAGATAGGGTACCCAGGAGAATCTAGAGTCTTGGCCAATGATAAGTTTCCTACTGGGACTCCAGCTTGTAGCTGAACCCTCCTGGGCAAGGCAGCCAAAGCAAGTGGATTTTCACAGGCCTCTGCCATGGGACGTGAGGACTCACTTCTACTCTCTGGCACCCACCCCTGACTACCCAGCTGAGTTAGGCAGCCTGGCGGATCCAGTAGTACCTTTTGTAATACCGAGTCCACAGCCTGGGACACTGCCCTGGTCAGCTCTTTTCTCAGAATCTCCAGTGAAGCTGGTGCTCCAGAAGGAAGGAACCTGGGCTCCTCAGTCTGGTATTTGGCCTCAGACACTCGGTGTTTTTCTGCCCCAGAGATGTCCTTGCTGGAACTCTGCTGGTGGTCACTGTTCGAAGCCCAGGGGCGAGGCCCACAGTCACTTCTCTGCTTTGTGCTCAGAGGGCCTTTTCCCTTGCCACAGCCTCCGAGGCCCTGAGCTGTGTCCCTGGGCTCTGCAGCCTGCAGGATGTGCTCCTGCAGATGTCTTAGCTGTTGCTTCAGCAGGTGAAGTTGTTCTCTCACGCGAGGGCCCCCCTTCCTGTTGCCCTGGTCCCAGGCAGGGGCTGGTATCAGGAGCCCTTGCTGCATGGGAAGGCTCTGCTTCCTATTCCTCTCTCGGGTCATCTCTGGGCAGTGTGGGGTGTCCCCAGCTTGTATACTGCCTGGCACCAGAGGATTCGGGGAGAGGCACATGCCTTGGATGATGGTCTCCACTCTGGCCCTCTTGGCCTGGATGTGTTCATCCCCAAACCAGTTGGGGTCTGCAGGGCTGGAGACCTGGCTCCAGGGAAACTGGGGGTCTCTACCCAGCTCTGGAGGGGATGAGCTTCTCTCACCTTCCATACAGGCTTCTGCCAGGTGGGAGCAGATCTGGCGCTGCGGAGAAAGCAAGATGGAGTTTGGATCCATCCCAAGCACTTGTTCAGAGCTCCATGAAGCAGCCACAAGGCTTCAGAATTCCTCCTCCTATTTCCTTAGTGGGAAGTGCACCCAGAATGAGCGGGGCTTCCTCCTCTGCACTTAGAAGGGTGAAGAGCCACTGTTGCTGAGAAGCAATTCAGATTCTGGGATGCCAGGGCTCACGAACCTCCAGGGCAGACTCCTGAAATTAGAGACTGGAAGAAAACAGTGCATGTGACTTCGAACAGtcctttttaaatttgaatgtgCAATCATTCAATGAGGTCTTGTTAAAGTGCAGATTTCAGTTCAGTAGATCTGGGGTGGGGCAGAGATTCTAGATTTTAAACCAGCtcccaggtaatgctgatgctgctAGTCTCAGAAACCCACTTTGAGGGGATTCCCAGAGTGATCCCACAGGAAGAAAAATCTTCTGCTtgggcataaaaataaaatagtaataatatcaTAGTGGCTGCTACCTGAGCAACTGGCATTATGCCAAGAACTCTACATCCATTACTTAATTTAATTAATTGTCATAACAGTTCCATGAGAATGTGGTCATGCCTGTTAtctacaaataaggaaacaagaTCAGAGAAGAAGTTGCTTCCCCATGGTCATGCAGCTAGGTGACAGGCTGGGGTTAAAGCTTCGTCTGATTCCGAGTGACTTTTCTGGTGACTAAGAGCAACAGAATCACCCAAGGCACTTTTTAGAAATAGcaaatgcaggccaggcacactggcttaatgcctgtaatcccagcactttgggaggccgaagtgagcagatcacctgaggtcaggagattgagaccagcctgaccaacatggagaaaccctgtttctactaaaaatacaaaattagccaggtgtggtggcacgtgcctgaaatcccagctactcaggaggctggggcgggagaatcgcttgaacctgggatgttgcagtgagctgagatcgcaccattgtactccagcctgggcaacaagagcaaaactctgtcttaaaaaaaaaggggggaaatagCAAATTTAGGTCAGGCACAGGtaaatcacccgaggtcaggagtttgagaccagcctggccaaaatggtgaaatcccatctctactaaaaatacaaaagtggcatgtgcctgtaatcccagctactcaggaggttgaggcaggagaatcacttgaacctgggaggcggaggttgcagtgagccgagattgtgccagtacactccaccctgggcaacgagtgaaactccgtcttaagaaagaaaaagaaaagaaaactattgcTGTTCTTACTTCTGGAAAAATCAGATTATGCATTCATTGTTcagttatttattgagcacctgctgtatgtTGGGCCTTCTTCTGGGCACATGGAGTGAGAAAGATCAGCATAGTCTGCCCTCCTGGAACAGGCAGTCTAGTagggaaagcagaaaataaacaaacaaatatattttcaggATGTGATACCTGCTGTGAAGAGAAAGCACAATAAAGCATTGGAAACTGGGGAGAGTGGtctgaggagaaggagggagcTGTTTCAGGAAAGGCTGCCTAAGGCTGTTTTATTCCCACAAAGTATCAAAGTATGCTGTACTCCAACTACATTACTTGCTTTCTAAGTAGTAATAATCATTAAACTGGCAGAATTGATATTTTAACCAAGAGGGACACTACAACGATACCCTTGACATGTTAAATTTGAGATAAGTACTATACAGACCTCTAAATAAAGATGTCAAGGAAGCAATTGgaggccgggtggggtggctcatacttgtaatcccagcattttgggggggggctgaggcagacggctcacaaggtcaggagttcaaaaccagcctggccaacatagtgaaaccccatctttacaaaaaaatacaaaaattagccgggcatggtggtgtgtgcctgtagtcccagctacttgggaggctgaagcagtagaatcgcttgaaccgaggagtcagaggttgcagtgagccaagatcacaccaccgcactccagcctgggcgacacagtgagtgggtgaagtgagccaagatcacacacactgcactccagcctgggtgacgcagAGTCTGGGAGGTCTGGGCTAGAATCTCATCCATCTGTGGCTGGATGAAGTCACAAAGGGAGTGAATGTAGACAGAGAAGGGATGAGGGCCAAGGTCCCAGTCCTGGGACATAGGGACATGAAGAGGCTGGGGGCACGGGTGGGAATCGACCAAGGCAACTGAGAAGGAGCAGTCAGAGAGGCAGGGGGAAACCTCAGTGTATGTGAGGACCTGGAAACCAAGCGAGTAAGTGTTTCTAGGAGGAGGGAGGGGTCAAGTCACAAAGAAATTGTAAATTGACCATTTAAATTAGTAATGTGGAGTCACTGGGAATCCTGATCAACAGTTTTGATGGAGTAGAGGGAGAAAAAGCCTGACTGGAGAGGATTTAAGGGAGAGGATAAGAGGAGTAGGTGACATTGAATTTGACAACTTTTTCAAGGAGTTTTGTAAAGAGGTCAGAAATGGAACAATGCGGGAAGAGAAAATGGGGTCAAGAgacagtttttgtttctttgtttttttttcttttgagatggagtctcacactgttgccagggctagagtgcagtggcaggatcttggctcactacaacctctgcttccctggttcaagcgattctcctgcctcagcctcctgagcagctgggattacaggcgcctgccaccaggtccggctaattttttgtattcttagtagagacggggtttcactatgttggccaggctggtctcgaatgcctgacctcgtgatccacccgcctcggcctccgaaagtgttgggattacaggcatgagccaccgcatcctgcCAAGAGAGTTTTTCAAGATAGAATAACAGCATATTTGTAGGCTGAAGACAGTGATGCTgcagaaagataaaatatgttaatGTAGGCAAG
Above is a window of Callithrix jacchus isolate 240 chromosome 8, calJac240_pri, whole genome shotgun sequence DNA encoding:
- the PROX2 gene encoding prospero homeobox protein 2, with product MDPNSILLSPQRQICSHLAEACMEGERSSSPPELGRDPQFPWSQVSSPADPNWFGDEHIQAKRARVETIIQGMCLSPNPLVPGSIQAGDTPHCPEMTRERNRKQSLPMQQGLLIPAPAWDQGNRKGGPRVREQLHLLKQQLRHLQEHILQAAEPRDTAQGLGGCGKGKGPLSTKQRSDCGPRPWASNSDHQQSSSKDISGAEKHRVSEAKYQTEEPRFLPSGAPASLEILRKELTRAVSQAVDSVLQKVLLDPPGCLTQLGSQGWVPESRSESSRPMAEACENPLALAALPRRVQLQAGVPVGNLSLAKTLDSPGYPISPRMIPKPCQGPPANCPLTAPSHNQENQIWSQLLGHRCNNGHWSSSRPQDSSSQRHPSLEPALQPWRTTKLQPLVLSQQQCPLPFASAHLESLPLLPSVKMEQGGLHAVTEALPFSSLHIQEGLNPGHLKKAKLMFFFTRYPSSNLLKAYFPDVQFNRCITSQMIKWFSNFREFYYIQMEKFARQAISDGVTNPKMLVVLRNSELFRALNMHYNKGNDFEVPDCFLEIASLTLQEFFRAVSAGRDSDPSWKKPIYKIISKLDSDIPEIFKSSSYPQELFQS